Proteins from a genomic interval of Oncorhynchus mykiss isolate Arlee chromosome 21, USDA_OmykA_1.1, whole genome shotgun sequence:
- the zcrb1 gene encoding zinc finger CCHC-type and RNA-binding motif-containing protein 1, whose protein sequence is MSGGLAPSRSTVYVSNLPFSLTNSDLHKLFTKYGKVVKVTIVKDKETRKSKGVAFVLFLDKESAQSCFRSLNNKQLFGRTVKASIAIDNGRATEFIRRRNYTDKSKCYECGDTGHLSYACPKNLLGEREPPKKKEKKKKKKVEEPDEVEEEESEEEGEDPALDSLSQAIAFQQARLEEEQHRRQQTAFVAEEAGQEASTSDDSKKPRIKKSVYFSDEEELSD, encoded by the exons ATGAGTGGTGGTTTGGCTCCCAGTAGAAGCACAGTCTATGTGTCCAACCTGCCCTTCTCTCTAACCAACAGTGATCTACACAAG cttttcaccAAATATGGCAAAGTTGTGAA GGTGACAATAGTCAAAGATAAAGAAACACGCAAAAGTAAAGGTGTGGCTTTTGTGCTCTTCCTGGACAAAGAGTCTGCACAGAGCTGCTTTAGATCGCTCAACAATAAACAG TTGTTTGGAAGAACAGTGAAAGCGAGCATTGCAATCGACAACGGGCGAGCAACTGAATTTATCAGGAGGCGAAACTACACAGACAAGTCCAAATGTTATGAATGTGGG GATACAGGGCACTTAAGCTATGCATGCCCCAAAAACTTGCTTGGTGAACGAGAACCCCCGAAGAAGaaagaaaagaagaagaagaaaaaggttGAAGAGCCTGATGAAGT agaagaggaggaaagtgaggaagagggagaggacccTGCTCTCGACAGCTTAAGTCAAGCCATAGCATTCCAG CAAGCACGACTTGAGGAGGAGCAGCATAGGCGACAGCAGACGGCCTTTGTGGCTGAGGAGGCCGGTCAGGAGGCTTCCACATCGGACGACTCCAAGAAACCCAGGATCAAAAAGAGTGTCTACTTCAGTGACGAGGAAGAACTGAGCGACTGA